GCGTTACCTCAACCAGCTCACCGCGATGACGCAGAGCACGCTTCGGTTCGAGCCGGAGACCTTCCTCGCCAGTGACGACCGCGCCGCTGTGATCCTCCGGGCCCAGGGGGAGCGCGGAGGTCAGGAGATGAACGACCACGGCGTGCACGTGTTCCGCATCGACAACGGCAAGATCAGCGAGCGCTGGAGCTTCCCGCACGACACCTACGCGGTCGACGCGTTCTTCGCCTGACCGTCCCCCAGGTGGCCGCGTAGCTCTTGACGTCTTTTCGAATCACTCGAGTTCCAAGACCCCGACCAGCACCCTCGGGTGCTCGCGCCACCAGGACATCCGGACCGGACACGGCGGCCGGCCGCCGCACCCCACCCTTCCCCCCGGCGTCACGTGATCAATCGTGCGCGCCGGAAACGGGGTGACGACGGCCGCGGTGCCGATGACCCTGGTGGCGCGGCACCGCCACCCCCTATCCGCTCACCTTCTCCAGGGAATCGGCCAGCACCGCGACGTAGCCCTCGGTGCGCGCGGCCCGATCGGCGTACACGGCGGGGTCGTCGGGGGCGAAGGTCGCCAGTCCGTCGACATAGCGGTTGAACATGCAGAACGCGGCGGCGATGAGCACGGTGTCGTGGATCTCCACGTCGGTCGCGTCCGCGGCGCGCGCGGCGGCCACCTGCTCGGCGGTGACACTGCGTCCGCCGCGCTGCACCGAGCCGGCGATGCGCAGCAAGGCCCGCATCTTGTCCGTCACGGGAGCGGTGTCGAGGTCGTCGCAGACCTGACGCACCAGGGTCATGCCCTCCTCCAGCCGGACCGCGGCGAAGGCGGCGTGGGTGCGGAAGCAGAACCGGCACTGGTTCAGCGACGACACATAGGTCGCGATCAGCTCACGCTCGGCCCTCGTCAGTGTGTTGTCACCGCACAGCAGCACGTCACAGAGCTGATTCATCGGAAGCGCCGTCTCCGGCCGGAACCGGAACAGGCCCCGGATCCCCGGCTCGTCGGTGCCGAGAGCGATGTGCGGGCCCGAGTCCCCGGTGTCGCAGAGCAGCCAGGCGTCGTCCGGTCCGAGCGGCACCTCCACGGCTGTGGTCGACTTCGGCAGCGCGGCGATTCCGTTCACCATTTACGGCCTCTTTCTCAAATGAATTCCGTACTCGCACCTCCTCGATTCTGCGTATGACGTCCACGCCAGGACAGTCCGGAATCCATTCAGCAAGTTGCCTGCCGCCGACCGGTTCCTGCCACGCATTTGCTTGACAAACGCACGGCAGGCGAACTCACGGAAATAATGCCACTCTTCCCGCCAGGCCTTTCACGCACGATATCGCACGGACCTCGCGGCATGTCTTGCTTTCTCGCACGAATTCCGTTCCACGGCGCCGAGCCGGAAACGAAACGTCGTCACAGGCCTCCGCGCCCGGACCTCCCGGCCCCGACCGGAGCACTTCTCGCGGGGAGCGTCCGGGCGCGGCGCCTGCCTGGAGCGGCCCGGTCAGGCCACGGCCTCCAGGCCGTTGACCGATGCCCGGGCCGGGGTGTTCTCGACGTCGTCGGTCACGACCCCGGCGTCTCCGCCGCCGAGGAGCCCGAGACCGAGCCCGGTGCCGACACCGAGGTCCGTGCCGAAGCCGATGCCGTCCTCACCCACGTCGTCGGCACGGTCCACGTCGTCGGTGTCCGCCAGCAGAACCCCCGTGGGGAGGCCGCCGTCACCGTCACCGTCATAGGCGTCGCCGCCGCCCCATCCCCCCCATCCCCCCATGACGGCCGAGGCCCCCGCGCTCGGCGCGCCGGCAACGCTGAGCCCGGCCAGTCCTCCGGTCATGGCCGCCACGACGGCCAGCAGCGCGGCGTGTTTCTTGACGTCTGACATGGTTCCCCCTTTGACACGACAGAGCCGGCACACGCACGACCCGTTCCGGCTCGGCGTTGATCCGCTTCCACCCGCCTTACTATCCGGGCATCTCATCGGACAAACAGGCATTGCACGATCTTGATAGCTATTTAATGGCCTCTCACATGCTTAAATATGAAATCCTCCACAATTAGGACTTATAGGAATCAGAATGATGAACCCCCTGGCTGTGCTCCGGTTGACTTTGGTCTGGCGTCCACGCCGTCAGTGCCGTCAATGCCCTTAATGCCGCCAATGCCGCCAATGAAGTGATGCGACTCGGCGAACTCGCCACCCTGGTCGAGGTGTCCACCGTGCGGCGCCTCGGCCCGCCACCCGAGCCTTCGCGGCGCACCGACGCCTCCGCGCGCCGCTGTGGGATACTCGCGCACATGACCCCGCCGCCGATCCCTCCCGGCGAGGAGCCGCTGATCGGTGACGGTGTGACACCCGGCATCGTGCGTGTCGGCGACACCGTGCGGCGTCCGGCGCGGCCGTTCACCGCGACGATCCACGCCTACCTCGCGCATCTGCGCGCGGCCGGCTTCCGCGACGCGCCGGAGCCGCTCGGCTACGACGACCAGGGCCGTGAGGTGCTCTCGTTCGTGCCGGGTGACGTGCCGCGCGAACCCCTGCCGGCG
The window above is part of the Sphaerisporangium rubeum genome. Proteins encoded here:
- a CDS encoding nuclear transport factor 2 family protein, which codes for MSEHPNAIIARESYDAIAKGDFEHLGGDLLADDVVFHVPGRGPLAGDYHGKEEVLRYLNQLTAMTQSTLRFEPETFLASDDRAAVILRAQGERGGQEMNDHGVHVFRIDNGKISERWSFPHDTYAVDAFFA
- a CDS encoding carboxymuconolactone decarboxylase family protein; this translates as MVNGIAALPKSTTAVEVPLGPDDAWLLCDTGDSGPHIALGTDEPGIRGLFRFRPETALPMNQLCDVLLCGDNTLTRAERELIATYVSSLNQCRFCFRTHAAFAAVRLEEGMTLVRQVCDDLDTAPVTDKMRALLRIAGSVQRGGRSVTAEQVAAARAADATDVEIHDTVLIAAAFCMFNRYVDGLATFAPDDPAVYADRAARTEGYVAVLADSLEKVSG